In Leptotrichia sp. oral taxon 215 str. W9775, the genomic window ATTTCAAATATACTGAAAAATTTTGTCCTAAGATCATAAGCCCTTGAAAATATCTCTGAAAGGTTCTTCAGTTTCTTTAGCCTCTTCTTCTGTGAAGGACTGAATGCACTGTTTGGATTCTTTGCTATCAGCTTCCAGTATTTCTTGTATTCCTTGTACTTTGTATCTGAATTGAATAATCTTATCCTCACATCCCTTATCATCCAGTTTGCCTGCCTTATGACATGATATTTGTCTGCCACAATATCAGCATGTGGAAGACAGGAATACACTGTGTTCCTGAACTGCATGAACATATCCATTCCAACTTTTTTTATACTGTCTTTATGACAGAGAAGGAATTCCCTTATGGTTGATGATTTCCTGTCCTTTAAAATATCTATCAGGATATGGTTTGTATCATATATTGCCAGCTGGTACTTTTCTTTATCTGCATTCCCCTTAAATTCATCAAGGTATACAGTTTCATAGTCCAGTTCCTTATGAGGAACTTCAATGTCATGAAATATCCTCATGACAGTTGATATGCTCGTATTTTCTTCCCTTCCTATCTGAGTGAATGACTTCATCTCAGAAAGTTTTCTTCTTATTTCATCCTTGACTTCGTTTGAGATGCTGCAGTTCCTGTCCACAATATCTATTGAAGAAGTCATTCTTTTATTGCATACAGGACAGACATACCTCTGTTTTTCTATATGTAGGATAAC contains:
- a CDS encoding ISL3 family transposase encodes the protein MNIHDYRTVTVRSLSYGNRKVILHIEKQRYVCPVCNKRMTSSIDIVDRNCSISNEVKDEIRRKLSEMKSFTQIGREENTSISTVMRIFHDIEVPHKELDYETVYLDEFKGNADKEKYQLAIYDTNHILIDILKDRKSSTIREFLLCHKDSIKKVGMDMFMQFRNTVYSCLPHADIVADKYHVIRQANWMIRDVRIRLFNSDTKYKEYKKYWKLIAKNPNSAFSPSQKKRLKKLKNLSEIFSRAYDLRTKFFSIFEIKDVTIFSYELNNLIGELKESGIKECIKLGETLSNWEKEINNIQKYNINNGFVEGKNNKIKVIKRLSYGIKKFDNLK